The Vulpes lagopus strain Blue_001 chromosome 14, ASM1834538v1, whole genome shotgun sequence genome window below encodes:
- the TBX1 gene encoding T-box transcription factor TBX1 isoform X2, with amino-acid sequence MHFSTVTRDMEAFTASSLSSLGAAGGFPGAASPGADPYGPREPPPPRYDPCAAAAPGAPGPPPHAYPFVPAAGAASSAAAEPEGPGASCAAAAKAPVKKNAKVASVSVQLEMKALWDEFNQLGTEMIVTKAGRRMFPTFQVKLFGMDPMADYMLLMDFVPVDDKRYRYAFHSSSWLVAGKADPATPGRVHYHPDSPAKGAQWMKQIVSFDKLKLTNNLLDDNGHIILNSMHRYQPRFHVVYVDPRKDSEKYAEENFKTFVFEETRFTAVTAYQNHRITQLKIASNPFAKGFRDCDPEDWPRNHRPGALPLMSAFARSRNPVASPTQPNGAEKDAAEARREFERDAGGPAVLGDPAHPPQLLARVLSPALPGAGGAGGLVPLPGAPGGRPSPPHPELRLEAPGASEPLHHHPYKYPAAAYDHYLGAKSRPAPYPLPGLRGHGYHPHAHAHAHPHHHPAVSPAAAAAAAAAAAAAAANMYSSAGAAPPGSYDYCPR; translated from the exons ATGCACTTCAGCACCGTCACCAGGGACATGGAAG CCTTCACGGCCAGCAGCCTGAGCAGcctgggggccgcggggggcttCCCGGGCGCCGCGTCGCCGGGCGCCGACCCCTACGGCCCGCGCGAGCCCCCGCCGCCGCGCTACGACCcgtgcgccgccgccgcccccggcgccccgggcccgccgccgcACGCCTACCCGTTCGTGCCGGCCGCGGGGGCCGCCAGCAGCGCCGCCGCCGAGCCCGAGGGCCCCGGGGCCAGCTGCGCGGCCGCCGCTAAGGCGCCGGTGAAGAAGAACGCCAAGGTGGCCAGCGTGAGCGTGCAGCTGGAGATGAAGGCGCTGTGGGACGAGTTCAACCAGCTGGGCACCGAGATGATCGTCACCAAGGCCGGCAG GCGCATGTTCCCCACGTTTCAAGTGAAGCTCTTCGGCATGGACCCCATGGCCGACTACATGCTCCTCATGGACTTCGTTCCCGTGGACGACAAGCGCTACCG GTACGCCTTCCACAGCTCCTCCTGGCTGGTGGCCGGGAAGGCGGACCCCGCCACGCCAGGCCGTGTACACTACCACCCTGACTCGCCTGCCAAGGGTGCACAGTGGATGAAGCAAATCGTGTCCTTTGACAAGCTCAAGCTGACCAACAACCTGCTGGATGACAACGGCCAT ATTATTCTCAACTCCATGCACAGATACCAGCCCCGCTTCCATGTTGTCTATGTGGACCCACGCAAAGATAGTGAGAAATACGCTGAGGAGAACTTTAAAACCTTCGTATTTGAGGAGACGCGCTTCACCGCGGTCACTGCCTACCAGAACCACCGG ATCACGCAGCTCAAGATCGCCAGCAACCCCTTCGCCAAAGGCTTCCGAGACTGCGACCCGGAGGACTG GCCCCGGAACCACCGGCCCGGCGCGCTGCCGCTTATGAGCGCCTTCGCGCGCTCGCGGAACCCCGTGGCCTCCCCCACGCAGCCCAACGGCGCCGAGAAAG ACGCGGCCGAGGCTCGGCGCGAATTCGAGCGCGACGCGGGCGGACCGGCCGTGCTCGGGGACCCGGCGCACCCGCCGCAGCTGCTGGCTCGGGTGCTGAGCCCCGCGCTGCCCGGGGCCGGCGGCGCCGGCGGCCTCGTCCCGCTGCCCGGTGCGCCCGGGGGCCGGCCCAGCCCCCCGCACCCCGAGCTGCGCCTGGAGGCGCCCGGCGCGTCGGAGCCGCTGCACCACCACCCCTACAAGTACCCCGCCGCCGCCTACGACCATTACCTCGGGGCCAAGAGCCGGCCGGCGCCCTACCCGCTGCCCGGCCTGCGCGGCCACGGCTACCACccgcacgcgcacgcgcacgcgcaccCGCACCACCACCCCGCGGtgagccccgccgccgccgccgcagccgccgccgccgccgccgccgccgccgccaacaTGTACTCGTCGGCCGGGGCCGCGCCGCCCGGCTCCTACGACTACTGCCCCAGATAG
- the TBX1 gene encoding T-box transcription factor TBX1 isoform X1 has product MISAVSSPWLTQLSHFCDVAAFTASSLSSLGAAGGFPGAASPGADPYGPREPPPPRYDPCAAAAPGAPGPPPHAYPFVPAAGAASSAAAEPEGPGASCAAAAKAPVKKNAKVASVSVQLEMKALWDEFNQLGTEMIVTKAGRRMFPTFQVKLFGMDPMADYMLLMDFVPVDDKRYRYAFHSSSWLVAGKADPATPGRVHYHPDSPAKGAQWMKQIVSFDKLKLTNNLLDDNGHIILNSMHRYQPRFHVVYVDPRKDSEKYAEENFKTFVFEETRFTAVTAYQNHRITQLKIASNPFAKGFRDCDPEDWPRNHRPGALPLMSAFARSRNPVASPTQPNGAEKDAAEARREFERDAGGPAVLGDPAHPPQLLARVLSPALPGAGGAGGLVPLPGAPGGRPSPPHPELRLEAPGASEPLHHHPYKYPAAAYDHYLGAKSRPAPYPLPGLRGHGYHPHAHAHAHPHHHPAVSPAAAAAAAAAAAAAAANMYSSAGAAPPGSYDYCPR; this is encoded by the exons ATGATCTCCGCCGTGTCCAGCCCGTGGCTCACGCAGCTCTCGCACTTCTGCGACGTTGCAGCCTTCACGGCCAGCAGCCTGAGCAGcctgggggccgcggggggcttCCCGGGCGCCGCGTCGCCGGGCGCCGACCCCTACGGCCCGCGCGAGCCCCCGCCGCCGCGCTACGACCcgtgcgccgccgccgcccccggcgccccgggcccgccgccgcACGCCTACCCGTTCGTGCCGGCCGCGGGGGCCGCCAGCAGCGCCGCCGCCGAGCCCGAGGGCCCCGGGGCCAGCTGCGCGGCCGCCGCTAAGGCGCCGGTGAAGAAGAACGCCAAGGTGGCCAGCGTGAGCGTGCAGCTGGAGATGAAGGCGCTGTGGGACGAGTTCAACCAGCTGGGCACCGAGATGATCGTCACCAAGGCCGGCAG GCGCATGTTCCCCACGTTTCAAGTGAAGCTCTTCGGCATGGACCCCATGGCCGACTACATGCTCCTCATGGACTTCGTTCCCGTGGACGACAAGCGCTACCG GTACGCCTTCCACAGCTCCTCCTGGCTGGTGGCCGGGAAGGCGGACCCCGCCACGCCAGGCCGTGTACACTACCACCCTGACTCGCCTGCCAAGGGTGCACAGTGGATGAAGCAAATCGTGTCCTTTGACAAGCTCAAGCTGACCAACAACCTGCTGGATGACAACGGCCAT ATTATTCTCAACTCCATGCACAGATACCAGCCCCGCTTCCATGTTGTCTATGTGGACCCACGCAAAGATAGTGAGAAATACGCTGAGGAGAACTTTAAAACCTTCGTATTTGAGGAGACGCGCTTCACCGCGGTCACTGCCTACCAGAACCACCGG ATCACGCAGCTCAAGATCGCCAGCAACCCCTTCGCCAAAGGCTTCCGAGACTGCGACCCGGAGGACTG GCCCCGGAACCACCGGCCCGGCGCGCTGCCGCTTATGAGCGCCTTCGCGCGCTCGCGGAACCCCGTGGCCTCCCCCACGCAGCCCAACGGCGCCGAGAAAG ACGCGGCCGAGGCTCGGCGCGAATTCGAGCGCGACGCGGGCGGACCGGCCGTGCTCGGGGACCCGGCGCACCCGCCGCAGCTGCTGGCTCGGGTGCTGAGCCCCGCGCTGCCCGGGGCCGGCGGCGCCGGCGGCCTCGTCCCGCTGCCCGGTGCGCCCGGGGGCCGGCCCAGCCCCCCGCACCCCGAGCTGCGCCTGGAGGCGCCCGGCGCGTCGGAGCCGCTGCACCACCACCCCTACAAGTACCCCGCCGCCGCCTACGACCATTACCTCGGGGCCAAGAGCCGGCCGGCGCCCTACCCGCTGCCCGGCCTGCGCGGCCACGGCTACCACccgcacgcgcacgcgcacgcgcaccCGCACCACCACCCCGCGGtgagccccgccgccgccgccgcagccgccgccgccgccgccgccgccgccgccaacaTGTACTCGTCGGCCGGGGCCGCGCCGCCCGGCTCCTACGACTACTGCCCCAGATAG